In a genomic window of Streptomyces koelreuteriae:
- a CDS encoding ANTAR domain-containing protein produces the protein MPTDGGSERIFELQEEIQQLKEAVVSHAVVDQAIGMVVALGRVSPDQGWAVLKDVSQHTNIKLRNVAELILVWGRTGMMPQGIRAALEDALDRAGPTQIPGTPPEA, from the coding sequence CCACGGACGGGGGCTCGGAGCGGATCTTCGAGCTGCAGGAGGAGATCCAGCAGCTCAAGGAGGCGGTCGTCTCCCACGCCGTCGTGGACCAGGCGATCGGGATGGTCGTGGCGCTCGGCCGGGTCTCGCCCGACCAGGGGTGGGCCGTGCTGAAGGACGTCTCCCAGCACACCAACATCAAGCTGCGCAACGTCGCGGAACTGATCCTCGTCTGGGGGCGCACCGGCATGATGCCCCAGGGGATACGGGCCGCGCTGGAGGACGCCCTCGACCGCGCCGGACCGACGCAGATCCCGGGAACACCGCCGGAGGCCTGA